A genome region from Prinia subflava isolate CZ2003 ecotype Zambia chromosome 12, Cam_Psub_1.2, whole genome shotgun sequence includes the following:
- the GRIN2C gene encoding glutamate receptor ionotropic, NMDA 2C isoform X2: MGRAPAHALLLSMVLGCWAAFTDILLPGPEEPVVNVAVVFGGTSYPLHIRSRLSPQSFLDMPLEIHPITVVVNNTNPSTLLTQICDILAGHKIHGIVFEDNVGTEAVAQILDFISSQTQVPIISISGGSAVVLTPKEPGSAFLQLGVSIEQQIQVIFKVLEEYDWGSFAVITSLYPGYNIFLDVILSFTDASYFGWELQEVLTFEMSHEQSSSRTQRLLRQIDAQVLIVYCSREEAEYLFSMAEQAGLVGPGYVWIVPSMTVGNMEVPPSSFPVGLISVVTESWKLSLRQKVRDGVAIIAMGAASFYRAHGYLPEVGRDCWTPTRATATNSSFYRHLLNVTWEHRDFSFNEGGYLVRPTMVVITLNQHRLWEMVGKWEKGIIHMKYPVWPRYGSFMQPVVDNRHLTVATLEERPFVIVENTDPSTGVCVRNTVPCRKQTNSSQSGDGLVDPYTKLCCKGFCIDILKKLAKAVKFSYDLYLVTNGKHGKIVRGVWNGMIGEVYYKRADMAIGSLTINEERSEIVDFSVPFVETGISVMVARSNGTVSPSAFLEPYSPAVWVMMFVMCLTVVAITVFVFEYFSPVGYNQNLTSGKRPGGPSFTIGKSVWLLWALVFNNSVPIENPKGTTSKIMVLIWAFFAVIFLASYTANLAAFMIQEQYIDTVSGLSDRKFQRPQEQYPPFRFGTVPNGSTERNIRSNYPDMHTHMVKYNQRSVEDALTSLKMGKLDAFIYDAAVLNYMAGKDEGCKLVTIGSGKVFATTGYGIALQKDSRWKRAIDLALLQFLGDGETQKLETVWLSGICQNEKNEVMSSKLDIDNMAGVFYMLLVAMGLSLLVFSWEHLVYWKLRHSVPKSHKLDFLLAISRGIYSCFNGVQTLSSPGRAPTPDVTASSAQANVLKMLQAAKEMVSTASVGGSLEQATRTIEDWSNHSERLQTTFSLRTPQLVVQNSTGAHRGPPAGPAERLGRAYAPKGAPLGLPLPQPVPVDSRLHGEENWRGANEHPHLLHPLKFRAGCVGDEALTGFPHLLVKTSPGGDYGEQVLVGNHVGAPLPPPTSPRDLPPPDIYREHKRPSGRGDRLQNNPVLHRDGTHGASGTLPRLLTAAEKKREVGSAFPPPSCSRGAFPKVTRTCRARGEPARPEAAALEREKPGRWASSAGAPAERGEKRRPAGLRRCGAARADVPDLFPEAEAGYGCGSRCPRAAGRLPPRSPVTRLPSYREACRQNPRAATVPASAPHACMNSYANLPLYARRLWRGSPPPREHPGVHPCDRGSGRWDGACRDCGRRGDLALLRAVGADRRDPLVARGVASPCTGGSWRRVSSLESEV; the protein is encoded by the exons ATGGGCAGAGCGCCGGCGCACGCTCTGCTGCTGTCGATGGtgctgggctgctgggctgccttCACCGACATCCTGCTGCCGGGCCCCGAGGAGCCCGTGGTCAACGTGGCCGTGGTGTTCGGGGGCACGTCCTACCCCCTGCACATCCGCTCCCGCCTGAGCCCCCAGAGCTTCCTGGACATGCCCCTGGAGATCCACCCCATCACTGTTGTCGTCAACAACACCAACCCCAGCACCCTCCTCACCCAGATCTGCGACATCCTCGCCGGCCACAAGATCCACGGCATCGTCTTTGAAGACAACGTGGGCACAGAGGCCGTGGCCCAGATCCTGGACTTCATCTCCTCCCAGACACAGGTCCCCATCATCAGCATCAGTGGTGGCTCTGCAGTGGTGCTGACCCCAAAG GAGCCCGGATCAGCTTTCCTGCAGCTGGGTGTCTCCATCGAGCAGCAAATCCAGGTGATCTTCAAGGTGCTGGAGGAATACGACTGGGGCTCCTTTGCTGTCATCACCAGCCTCTACCCAGGCTACAACATCTTCCTGGATGTCATCCTCTCCTTCACGGATGCCAGCTACtttggctgggagctgcaggaggtgctCACTTTCGAGATGAGCcatgagcagagcagctccaggacgCAGCGGCTTCTGCGCCAGATCGATGCCCAGGTCCTCATTGTTTACTGCTCCCGAGAGGAGGCTGAGTATCTCTTCTCCATGGCGGAACAAGCCGGGCTTGTGGGGCCAGGATACGTCTGGATCGTGCCCAGCATGACCGTGGGCAACATGGAGGTGCCGCCCTCCTCCTTCCCGGTGGGCCTCATCAGCGTGGTGACGGAGAGCTGGAAACTGAGCCTGCGGCAGAAGGTGCGGGACGGCGTGGCCATCATTGCCATGGGGGCAGCCAGCTTCTACCGTGCCCACGGCTACCTGCCAGAGGTGGGGCGGGACTGCTGGACCCCCACCAGGGCCACCGCCACCAACAGCAGCTTCTACAG GCACCTCCTCAATGTGACGTGGGAGCACAGGGACTTCTCCTTCAATGAAGGTGGCTACCTGGTCAGACCCACCATGGTGGTGATCACGCTCAACCAGCACCGCCTCTGGGAGATG GTGGGCAAGTGGGAGAAAGGCATCATCCACATGAAGTACCCGGTGTGGCCCCGCTACGGCTCCTTCATGCAGCCCGTGGTTGACAACCGGCACCTGACGgtggccaccctggaggagAGGCCCTTTGTCATCGTGGAGAACACGGACCCCAGCACGGGCGTCTGCGTGCGCAACACCGTGCCCTGCCGCAAGCAGACCAACTCCTCCCAGAG CGGTGATGGCCTTGTGGATCCCTACACCAAGCTGTGCTGCAAGGGATTCTGCATCGACATCCTGAAGAAGCTGGCCAAGGCAGTGAAGTTCTCCTATGACCTCTACCTGGTGACCAATGGCAAACACGGCAAGATCGTCCGTGGGGTCTGGAATGGCATGATTGGGGAG GTGTACTACAAGCGTGCAGACATGGCCATCGGCTCCCTCACCATCAACGAGGAGCGCTCCGAGATCGTGGATTTCTCCGTGCCCTTTGTGGAGACGGGCATCAGCGTCATGGTGGCCCGCAGCAACGGCACCGTGTCCCCCTCCGCCTTCCTGG AGCCTTACAGCCCAGCCGTGTGGGTCATGATGTTTGTCATGTGCCTCACTGTGGTGGCCATCACTGTCTTCGTGTTCGAGTATTTCAGCCCCGTTGGCTACAACCAGAACCTCACCAGTGGCAAGA ggccaggaggtcCCTCCTTCACCATCGGCAAgtctgtgtggctgctgtgggctctggTCTTCAACAACTCAGTCCCCATCGAGAACCCCAAGGGCACCACCAGCAAGATCATGGTGCTCATCTGGGCCTTCTTCGCCGTCATCTTCCTTGCCAGCTACACAGCCAACCTGGCTGCCTTCATGATCCAGGAGCAGTACATTGACACCGTGTCAGGGCTGAGTGACAGGAAG TTCCAGAGGCCACAGGAGCAGTACCCCCCCTTCCGCTTCGGCACCGTCCCCAACGGCAGCACCGAGAGGAACATCCGCAGCAACTACCCCGACATGCACACCCACATGGTGAAGTACAACCAGCGCTCTGTGGAGGACGCCCTCACCAGCCTCAAAATGGG GAAGCTGGATGCCTTCATCTACGACGCGGCGGTGCTCAACTACATGGCGGGCAAGGACGAGGGCTGCAAGCTGGTGACCATCGGCAGCGGGAAGGTGTTTGCCACCACGGGCTACGGCATCGCCCTGCAGAAGGACTCGCGCTGGAAGAGGGCCATTGACCTGGCCCTGCTCCAGTTCCTGGGAGACG GTGAGACGCAGAAGCTGGAGACGGTTTGGCTGTCAGGGATCTGCCAGAATGAGAAGAACGAGGTGATGAGCAGCAAGCTGGACATTGACAACATGGCCGGGGTTTTCTACATGCTGCTGGTGGCCATGGGGCTGAGCCTGCTGGTCTTCTCCTGGGAGCACCTCGTCTACTGGAAGCTGCGTCATTCCGTCCCCAAGTCCCACAAGCTGGATTTCCTCCTGGCCATCAGCAGG GGCATCTACAGCTGCTTCAACGGGGTGCAGACCCTGTCGAGCCCCGGGCGGGCGCCCACACCCGATGTCactgccagctcagcccaggccaACGtgctgaaaatgctgcaggCGGCCAAGGAGATGGTGAGCACGGCCAGCGTGGGCGGCTCTCTGGAGCAGGCCACCCGCACCATCGAGGACTGGAGCAACCACAGCGAGCGCCTCCAGACCACCTTCTCCCTGAGGACACCCCAGCTCGTGGTGCAGAACAGCACTGGCGCACACCGGGGCCCCCCCGCCGGCCCTGCCGAGAGGCTGGGGAGAGCCTACGCACCCAAGGGTGCTCCCCTGGGGCTGCCGCTGCCCCAGCCCGTCCCAGTGGACTCCCGTCTGCACGGGGAGGAGAACTGGAGAGGGGCAAATGAGCACCCCCACCTGCTACATCCGCTGAAGTTTCGGGCTGGCTGTGTAGGGGATGAAGCTCTCACGGGTTTCCCCCACCTCCTGGTGAAGACTTCTCCGGGAGGGGATTATGGGGAGCAGGTGCTGGTGGGGAACCACGTCGGGGCTCCCCTCCCGCCCCCCACATCCCCCAGGGACCTCCCACCACCGGACATCTACAGGGAACACAAGCGGCCGTCGGGACGGGGGGACCGGCTGCAGAACAACCCCGTGCTCCATAGGGACGGGACACACGGGGCCTCAGGGACCCTGCCCCGGCTGCTCACGGCAGCCGAGAAGAAGCGGGAGGTGGGCAGCGCGTTCCCGCCTCCATCCTGCTCTCGCGGAGCCTTCCCCAAAGTCACCAGGACTTGCAGAGCCAGGGGCGAGCCGGCGCGGCcggaggcggcggcgctggAGCGGGAGAAGCCGGGCCGGTGGGCGAGCTCGGCCGGGGCGCCCGCGGAGCGCGGCGAGAAGCGGCGaccggcggggctgcggcgcTGCGGGGCCGCCCGCGCCGACGTGCCCGACCTCTTCCCCGAGGCTGAGGCCGGCTACGGCTGCGGCTCCCGCTGCCCCCGGGCCGCCGGCCGGCTGCCGCCGCGCTCGCCCGTGACCAGGCTGCCGTCCTACCGGGAGGCTTGCCGGCAAAACCCCCGCGCCGCCACCGTGCCGGCGAGCGCTCCGCACGCCTGCATGAACTCGTACGCCAACCTGCCCCTGTACGCCAGGCGCCTCTGGCGGGgctccccgccgccccgggaGCACCCCGGGGTGCATCCCTGTGACCGGGGATCCGGGCGCTGGGACGGCGCCTGCAGAGACTGCGGGAGGCGCGGGGATCTGGCCTTGCTGCGGGCGGTGGGCGCGGACAGGAGGGACCCGCTGGTGGCCCGCGGGGTGGCGAGTCCCTGCACCGGCGGGTCCTGGCGGCGGGTCTCCAGCCTGGAGTCGGAGGTGTga
- the GRIN2C gene encoding glutamate receptor ionotropic, NMDA 2C isoform X1: MRGAVSSAGRDTLVDMGRAPAHALLLSMVLGCWAAFTDILLPGPEEPVVNVAVVFGGTSYPLHIRSRLSPQSFLDMPLEIHPITVVVNNTNPSTLLTQICDILAGHKIHGIVFEDNVGTEAVAQILDFISSQTQVPIISISGGSAVVLTPKEPGSAFLQLGVSIEQQIQVIFKVLEEYDWGSFAVITSLYPGYNIFLDVILSFTDASYFGWELQEVLTFEMSHEQSSSRTQRLLRQIDAQVLIVYCSREEAEYLFSMAEQAGLVGPGYVWIVPSMTVGNMEVPPSSFPVGLISVVTESWKLSLRQKVRDGVAIIAMGAASFYRAHGYLPEVGRDCWTPTRATATNSSFYRHLLNVTWEHRDFSFNEGGYLVRPTMVVITLNQHRLWEMVGKWEKGIIHMKYPVWPRYGSFMQPVVDNRHLTVATLEERPFVIVENTDPSTGVCVRNTVPCRKQTNSSQSGDGLVDPYTKLCCKGFCIDILKKLAKAVKFSYDLYLVTNGKHGKIVRGVWNGMIGEVYYKRADMAIGSLTINEERSEIVDFSVPFVETGISVMVARSNGTVSPSAFLEPYSPAVWVMMFVMCLTVVAITVFVFEYFSPVGYNQNLTSGKRPGGPSFTIGKSVWLLWALVFNNSVPIENPKGTTSKIMVLIWAFFAVIFLASYTANLAAFMIQEQYIDTVSGLSDRKFQRPQEQYPPFRFGTVPNGSTERNIRSNYPDMHTHMVKYNQRSVEDALTSLKMGKLDAFIYDAAVLNYMAGKDEGCKLVTIGSGKVFATTGYGIALQKDSRWKRAIDLALLQFLGDGETQKLETVWLSGICQNEKNEVMSSKLDIDNMAGVFYMLLVAMGLSLLVFSWEHLVYWKLRHSVPKSHKLDFLLAISRGIYSCFNGVQTLSSPGRAPTPDVTASSAQANVLKMLQAAKEMVSTASVGGSLEQATRTIEDWSNHSERLQTTFSLRTPQLVVQNSTGAHRGPPAGPAERLGRAYAPKGAPLGLPLPQPVPVDSRLHGEENWRGANEHPHLLHPLKFRAGCVGDEALTGFPHLLVKTSPGGDYGEQVLVGNHVGAPLPPPTSPRDLPPPDIYREHKRPSGRGDRLQNNPVLHRDGTHGASGTLPRLLTAAEKKREVGSAFPPPSCSRGAFPKVTRTCRARGEPARPEAAALEREKPGRWASSAGAPAERGEKRRPAGLRRCGAARADVPDLFPEAEAGYGCGSRCPRAAGRLPPRSPVTRLPSYREACRQNPRAATVPASAPHACMNSYANLPLYARRLWRGSPPPREHPGVHPCDRGSGRWDGACRDCGRRGDLALLRAVGADRRDPLVARGVASPCTGGSWRRVSSLESEV, translated from the exons ATGCGAGGGGCTGTGTCCTCTGCTGGCAGGGACACGCTGGTGGACATGGGCAGAGCGCCGGCGCACGCTCTGCTGCTGTCGATGGtgctgggctgctgggctgccttCACCGACATCCTGCTGCCGGGCCCCGAGGAGCCCGTGGTCAACGTGGCCGTGGTGTTCGGGGGCACGTCCTACCCCCTGCACATCCGCTCCCGCCTGAGCCCCCAGAGCTTCCTGGACATGCCCCTGGAGATCCACCCCATCACTGTTGTCGTCAACAACACCAACCCCAGCACCCTCCTCACCCAGATCTGCGACATCCTCGCCGGCCACAAGATCCACGGCATCGTCTTTGAAGACAACGTGGGCACAGAGGCCGTGGCCCAGATCCTGGACTTCATCTCCTCCCAGACACAGGTCCCCATCATCAGCATCAGTGGTGGCTCTGCAGTGGTGCTGACCCCAAAG GAGCCCGGATCAGCTTTCCTGCAGCTGGGTGTCTCCATCGAGCAGCAAATCCAGGTGATCTTCAAGGTGCTGGAGGAATACGACTGGGGCTCCTTTGCTGTCATCACCAGCCTCTACCCAGGCTACAACATCTTCCTGGATGTCATCCTCTCCTTCACGGATGCCAGCTACtttggctgggagctgcaggaggtgctCACTTTCGAGATGAGCcatgagcagagcagctccaggacgCAGCGGCTTCTGCGCCAGATCGATGCCCAGGTCCTCATTGTTTACTGCTCCCGAGAGGAGGCTGAGTATCTCTTCTCCATGGCGGAACAAGCCGGGCTTGTGGGGCCAGGATACGTCTGGATCGTGCCCAGCATGACCGTGGGCAACATGGAGGTGCCGCCCTCCTCCTTCCCGGTGGGCCTCATCAGCGTGGTGACGGAGAGCTGGAAACTGAGCCTGCGGCAGAAGGTGCGGGACGGCGTGGCCATCATTGCCATGGGGGCAGCCAGCTTCTACCGTGCCCACGGCTACCTGCCAGAGGTGGGGCGGGACTGCTGGACCCCCACCAGGGCCACCGCCACCAACAGCAGCTTCTACAG GCACCTCCTCAATGTGACGTGGGAGCACAGGGACTTCTCCTTCAATGAAGGTGGCTACCTGGTCAGACCCACCATGGTGGTGATCACGCTCAACCAGCACCGCCTCTGGGAGATG GTGGGCAAGTGGGAGAAAGGCATCATCCACATGAAGTACCCGGTGTGGCCCCGCTACGGCTCCTTCATGCAGCCCGTGGTTGACAACCGGCACCTGACGgtggccaccctggaggagAGGCCCTTTGTCATCGTGGAGAACACGGACCCCAGCACGGGCGTCTGCGTGCGCAACACCGTGCCCTGCCGCAAGCAGACCAACTCCTCCCAGAG CGGTGATGGCCTTGTGGATCCCTACACCAAGCTGTGCTGCAAGGGATTCTGCATCGACATCCTGAAGAAGCTGGCCAAGGCAGTGAAGTTCTCCTATGACCTCTACCTGGTGACCAATGGCAAACACGGCAAGATCGTCCGTGGGGTCTGGAATGGCATGATTGGGGAG GTGTACTACAAGCGTGCAGACATGGCCATCGGCTCCCTCACCATCAACGAGGAGCGCTCCGAGATCGTGGATTTCTCCGTGCCCTTTGTGGAGACGGGCATCAGCGTCATGGTGGCCCGCAGCAACGGCACCGTGTCCCCCTCCGCCTTCCTGG AGCCTTACAGCCCAGCCGTGTGGGTCATGATGTTTGTCATGTGCCTCACTGTGGTGGCCATCACTGTCTTCGTGTTCGAGTATTTCAGCCCCGTTGGCTACAACCAGAACCTCACCAGTGGCAAGA ggccaggaggtcCCTCCTTCACCATCGGCAAgtctgtgtggctgctgtgggctctggTCTTCAACAACTCAGTCCCCATCGAGAACCCCAAGGGCACCACCAGCAAGATCATGGTGCTCATCTGGGCCTTCTTCGCCGTCATCTTCCTTGCCAGCTACACAGCCAACCTGGCTGCCTTCATGATCCAGGAGCAGTACATTGACACCGTGTCAGGGCTGAGTGACAGGAAG TTCCAGAGGCCACAGGAGCAGTACCCCCCCTTCCGCTTCGGCACCGTCCCCAACGGCAGCACCGAGAGGAACATCCGCAGCAACTACCCCGACATGCACACCCACATGGTGAAGTACAACCAGCGCTCTGTGGAGGACGCCCTCACCAGCCTCAAAATGGG GAAGCTGGATGCCTTCATCTACGACGCGGCGGTGCTCAACTACATGGCGGGCAAGGACGAGGGCTGCAAGCTGGTGACCATCGGCAGCGGGAAGGTGTTTGCCACCACGGGCTACGGCATCGCCCTGCAGAAGGACTCGCGCTGGAAGAGGGCCATTGACCTGGCCCTGCTCCAGTTCCTGGGAGACG GTGAGACGCAGAAGCTGGAGACGGTTTGGCTGTCAGGGATCTGCCAGAATGAGAAGAACGAGGTGATGAGCAGCAAGCTGGACATTGACAACATGGCCGGGGTTTTCTACATGCTGCTGGTGGCCATGGGGCTGAGCCTGCTGGTCTTCTCCTGGGAGCACCTCGTCTACTGGAAGCTGCGTCATTCCGTCCCCAAGTCCCACAAGCTGGATTTCCTCCTGGCCATCAGCAGG GGCATCTACAGCTGCTTCAACGGGGTGCAGACCCTGTCGAGCCCCGGGCGGGCGCCCACACCCGATGTCactgccagctcagcccaggccaACGtgctgaaaatgctgcaggCGGCCAAGGAGATGGTGAGCACGGCCAGCGTGGGCGGCTCTCTGGAGCAGGCCACCCGCACCATCGAGGACTGGAGCAACCACAGCGAGCGCCTCCAGACCACCTTCTCCCTGAGGACACCCCAGCTCGTGGTGCAGAACAGCACTGGCGCACACCGGGGCCCCCCCGCCGGCCCTGCCGAGAGGCTGGGGAGAGCCTACGCACCCAAGGGTGCTCCCCTGGGGCTGCCGCTGCCCCAGCCCGTCCCAGTGGACTCCCGTCTGCACGGGGAGGAGAACTGGAGAGGGGCAAATGAGCACCCCCACCTGCTACATCCGCTGAAGTTTCGGGCTGGCTGTGTAGGGGATGAAGCTCTCACGGGTTTCCCCCACCTCCTGGTGAAGACTTCTCCGGGAGGGGATTATGGGGAGCAGGTGCTGGTGGGGAACCACGTCGGGGCTCCCCTCCCGCCCCCCACATCCCCCAGGGACCTCCCACCACCGGACATCTACAGGGAACACAAGCGGCCGTCGGGACGGGGGGACCGGCTGCAGAACAACCCCGTGCTCCATAGGGACGGGACACACGGGGCCTCAGGGACCCTGCCCCGGCTGCTCACGGCAGCCGAGAAGAAGCGGGAGGTGGGCAGCGCGTTCCCGCCTCCATCCTGCTCTCGCGGAGCCTTCCCCAAAGTCACCAGGACTTGCAGAGCCAGGGGCGAGCCGGCGCGGCcggaggcggcggcgctggAGCGGGAGAAGCCGGGCCGGTGGGCGAGCTCGGCCGGGGCGCCCGCGGAGCGCGGCGAGAAGCGGCGaccggcggggctgcggcgcTGCGGGGCCGCCCGCGCCGACGTGCCCGACCTCTTCCCCGAGGCTGAGGCCGGCTACGGCTGCGGCTCCCGCTGCCCCCGGGCCGCCGGCCGGCTGCCGCCGCGCTCGCCCGTGACCAGGCTGCCGTCCTACCGGGAGGCTTGCCGGCAAAACCCCCGCGCCGCCACCGTGCCGGCGAGCGCTCCGCACGCCTGCATGAACTCGTACGCCAACCTGCCCCTGTACGCCAGGCGCCTCTGGCGGGgctccccgccgccccgggaGCACCCCGGGGTGCATCCCTGTGACCGGGGATCCGGGCGCTGGGACGGCGCCTGCAGAGACTGCGGGAGGCGCGGGGATCTGGCCTTGCTGCGGGCGGTGGGCGCGGACAGGAGGGACCCGCTGGTGGCCCGCGGGGTGGCGAGTCCCTGCACCGGCGGGTCCTGGCGGCGGGTCTCCAGCCTGGAGTCGGAGGTGTga